From Triticum aestivum cultivar Chinese Spring chromosome 7B, IWGSC CS RefSeq v2.1, whole genome shotgun sequence:
CAGTCAGTTTTGTTTTTGAAGTGGCAGAGTCAGGCTGCAGAGCCCCAACCAAAGGGACGCCATAGTTGGTTTCATGGTGAAGCTTTGGCCCGCCCGGCTTAATCcccatttctttcttttttttgttggaataaATCTCAATTAGATGGTCTATTGGATGATATAGTTTCTCCTTTTGGACCACTTTTTCATTTAACATTTCAAAAATATCAGTTTGGATGATATAGTTTCTCCTTTTGGACCACTTTTTCATTTAACATTTCAAAAATATCAGTCCAAGAAAAGGAAAATTGTATAAAATGATTTGTTTGAATATACAGGTGGCACAGTCAGTTTTGTTTTTGAAGTGGCAGAGTCAGGCTGCAGAGCCCCAACCAAAGGGACGCCATAGTTGGTTTCATGGTGAAGCTTTGGCCCGCCCGGCTTAATCcccatttctttctttttttgttggaataaATCTCAATTAGATGGTCTATTGGATGATATAGTTTCTCCTTTTGGACCACTTTTTCATTTAACATTTCAAAAATATCAGTTTGGATGATATAGTTTCTCCTTTTGGACCACTTTTTCATTTAACATTTCAAAAATATCAGTCCAAGAAAAGGAAAATTGTATAAAATGATTTGTTTGAATATACAGGTGGCACAGTCAGTTTTGTTTTTGAAGTGGCAGAGTCAGGCTGCAGAGCCCCAACCAAAGGGACGCCATAGTTGGTTTCATGGTGAAGCTTTGGCCCGCCCGGCTTAATCcccatttctttcttttttttgttggaataaATCTCAATTAGATGGTCTATTGGATGATATAGTTTCTCCTTTTGGACCACTTTTTCATTTAACATTTCAAAAATATCAGTTTGGATGATATAGTTTCTCCTTTTGGACCACTTTTTCATTTAACATTTCAAAAATATCAGTCCAAGAAAAGGAAAATTGTATAAAATGATTTGTTTGAATATACAGGTGGCACAGTCAGTTTTGTTTTTGAAGTGGCAGAGTCAGGCTGCAGAGCCCCAACCAAAGGGACGCCATAGTTGGTTTCATGGTGAAGCTTTGGCCCGCCCGGCTTAATcccatttctttcttttttttgttggaataaATCTCAATTAGATGGTCTATTGGATGATATAGTTTCTCCTTTTGGACCACTTTTTCATTTAACATTTCAAAAATATCAGTTTGGATGATATAGTTTCTCCTTTTGGACCACTTTTTCATTTAACATTTCAAAAATATCAGTCCAAGAAAAGGAAAATTGTATAAAATGATTTGTTTGAATATACAGGTGGCACAGTCAGTTTTGTTTTTGAAGTGGCAGAGTCAGGCTGCAGAGCCCCAACCAAAGGGACGCCATAGTTGGTTTCATGGTGAAGCTTTGGCCCGCCCGGCTTAATCcccatttctttcttttttttgttggaataaATCTCAATTAGATGGTCTATTGGATGATATAGTTTCTCCTTTTGGACCACTTTTTCATTTAACATTTCAAAAATATCAGTTTGGATGATATAGTTTCTCCTTTTGGACCACTTTTTCATTTAACATTTCAAAAATATCAGTCCAAGAAAAGGAAAATTGTATAAAATGATTTGTTTGAATATACAGGTGGCACAGTCAGTTTTGTTTTTGAAGTGGCAGAGTCAGGCTGCAGAGCCCCAACCAAAGGGACGCCATAGTTGGTTTCATGGTGAAGCTTTGGCCCGCCCGGCTTAATCcccatttctttctttttttgttggaataaATCTCAATTAGATGGTCTATTGGATGATATAGTTTCTCCTTTTGGACCACTTTTTCATTTAACATTTCAAAAATATCAGTTTGGATGATATAGTTTCTCCTTTTGGACCACTTTTTCATTTAACATTTCAAAAATATCAGTCCAAGAAAAGGAAAATTGTATAAAATGATTTGTTTGAATATACAGGTGGCACAGTCAGTTTTGTTTTTGAAGTGGCAGAGTCAGGCTGCAGAGCCCCAACCAAAGGGACGCCATAGTTGGTTTCATGGTGAAGCTTTGGCCCGCCCGGCTTAATCcccatttctttcttttttttgttggaataaATCTCAATTAGATGGTCTATTGGATGATATAGTTTCTCCTTTTGGACCACTTTTTCATTTAACATTTCAAAAATATCAGTTTGGATGATATAGTTTCTCCTTTTGGACCACTTTTTCATTTAACATTTCAAAAATATCAGTCCAAGAAAAGGAAAATTGTATAAAATGATTTGTTTGAATATACAGGTGGCACAGTCAGTTTTGTTTTTGAAGTGGCAGAGTCAGGCTGCAGAGCCCCAACCAAAGGGACGCCATAGTTGGTTTCATGGTGAAGCTTTGGCCCGCCCGGCTTAATCcccatttctttctttttttgttggaataaATCTCAATTAGATGGTCTATTGGATGATATAGTTTCTCCTTTTGGACCACTTTTTCATTTAACATTTCAAAAATATCAGTTTGGATGATATAGTTTCTCCTTTTGGACCACTTTTTCATTTAACATTTCAAAAATATCAGTCCAAGAAAAGGAAAATTGTATAAAATGATTTGTTTGAATATACAGGTGGCACAGTCAGTTTTGTTTTTGAAGTGGCAGAGTCAGGCTGCAGAGCCCCAACCAAAGGGACGCCATAGTTGGTTTCATGGTGAAGCTTTGGCCCGCCCGGCTTAATCcccatttctttctttttttgttggaataaATCTCAATTAGATGGTCTATTGGATGATATAGTTTCTCCTTTTGGACCACTTTTTCATTTAACATTTCAAAAATATCAGTTTGGATGATATAGTTTCTCCTTTTGGACCACTTTTTCATTTAACATTTCAAAAATATCAGTCCAAGAAAAGGAAAATTGTATAAAATGATTTGTTTGAATATACAGGTGGCACAGTCAGTTTTGTTTTTGAAGTGGCAGAGTCAGGCTGCAGAGCCCCAACCAAAGGGACGCCATAGTTGGTTTCATGGTGAAGCTTTGGCCCGCCCGGCTTAATCcccatttctttctttttttgttggaataaATCTCAATTAGATGGTCTATTGGATGATATAGTTTCTCCTTTTGGACCACTTTTTCATTTAACATTTCAAAAATATCAGTTTGGATGATATAGTTTCTCCTTTTGGACCACTTTTTCATTTAACATTTCAAAAATATCAGTCCAAGAAAAGGAAAATTGTATAAAATGATTTGTTTGAATATACAGGTGGCACAGTCAGTTTTGTTTTGAAGTGGCAGAGTCAGGCTGCAGAGCCCCAACCAAAGGGACGCCATAGTTGGTTTCATGGTGAAGCTTTGGCCCGCCCGGCTTAATCcccatttctttcttttttttgttggaataaATCTCAATTAGATGGTCTATTGGATGATATAGTTTCTCCTTTTGGACCACTTTTTCATTTAACATTTCAAAAATATCAGTTTGGATGATATAGTTTCTCCTTTTGGACCACTTTTTCATTTAACATTTCAAAAATATCAGTCCAAGAAAAGGAAAATTGTATAAAATGATTTGTTTGAATATACAGGTGGCACAGTCAGTTTTGTTTTTGAAGTGGCAGAGTCAGGCTGCAGAGCCCCAACCAAAGGGACGCCATAGTTGGTTTCATGGTGAAGCTTTGGCCCGCCCGGCTTAATCcccatttctttcttttttttgttggaataaATCTCAATTAGATGGTCTATTGGATGATATAGTTTCTCCTTTTGGACCACTTTTTCATTTAACATTTCAAAAATATCAGTTTGGATGATATAGTTTCTCCTTTTGGACCAGTTTTTCATTTAACATTTCAAAAATATCAGTCCAAGAAAAGGAAAATTGTATAAAATGATTTGTTTGAATATACAGGTGGCACAGTCAGTTTTGTTTTTGAAGTGGCAGAGTCAGGCTGCAGAGCCCCAACCAAAGGGACGCCGCGCTTTGAATACAGAAGAATAATGAAGCACACGTGACCCAGGAATCGAACCCGTGACCAGCTGCGTACTAGCACGCACTAGTAGCCACTCCAACTAACCACTACTGCTGGCAAATAAAGCAGTACACAACTTAAAGAACTAGTCATAAATGTAAAACAGAAACGGTATCCTGCAGCGACCTGGAACCAGTACTATAGAAAATTAGCTATTGTAGCGAATCTGAATTAGTTACTGGGGTGAACGTTTTTTAATGCATATTTTGAAAAAGTATCAACATTTCTTGAATTCCTGAAGAAGAAAAACGGAGACAGAAACATTTTctgaatatgtgaacaaaaaaattgaaaaagctATGCATTGCTTAATTCAGTTTCCATGCGTGCTAATGATTCCAAGTTTCCAATTGTCCGATTTACAGCGCTAATATCTAAGAATAACAACAGTGACAAAACACAACACTTTTTGATTTATTCGAACAAATCTTGAAAATTATGAACACTTTTAAGGTAAGTAATGTTTCAAAGTTTGAACATTTGTGAAACAACGCAAACACATTTTGAAACTCCAAAcaaattttttgaatacatgaacaattttaagaacaggaacattttttgaaatttctgaacaAAAAGTTGAAAAGCTGACCATTTATTGAAtctgtgaacaattttttgaaaacacaaacaaatttttaaaaaacatgaacaatttttgaaaaatgggAACAAATGTGAAATCCCAATTTCTTTTGAAAAAATGAACAAATTTGGAAAcgtgaacattttataaaaatcacgaacaaaatttgaaactccgaacaaattttggaaacacaaacaaaattttGTACATTTTTTGAAAAGAATGAAATGTTTTGTGAAACCTGAACAAAAAAATTTCGAACATCTTTTTTAGAACCGAACAAAGTATTGAATATaccgaactttttttaaaattgcgaacaatttttgaaactgaaacattttttgaagtcccgaacatttttttaaaagttgtCAAAAGTTTGAACAAAAACATTCGTAACAATTTTGTTAAAACacaattttcttttgaaaattCGGAACAAGTTTTGAAAAATGCATAcagtttttgaatttgtgaacaaaatttaaaaacaaGAATTGTTTTCAAGttctgaacatttttgtaaaagtgcgaacattttccaaaaaatgcgaacatttttttgaaaaagaaaacataaacttgaaaaaaaaaataaaaaaagaaaataaaaacgaaacagaaatagaaaaagaaaggaaaataaaaaaccgattcaggaaccttctagaaggtttccgAAACCGGAAAAAACCAGCTGGaaacctctagaaggttcccaaaaccgggaacCGTGGAACCGTTAAGCgggccggcccgttgcgtcgctgcttgtcgctcgcctgtgcgaagcgccggcagtttgaGGCAACGAGCGGCAAATAGGAAATTCCCCAACCAAATCCCCTCGGTCCGTTCCATTCCGCCACTAGGGTAAGTGgccgccggtccgctgccgccgccgccgccggccgacgcgtccctcttcctcctccgccctcCCGCCCCTGAGGCCGCAGGATTCGAGGTACCTTCACCGCCCCGGGGCTcgactcgtcgccgccgccgccaacgggTTCGCAGGACGTGTGCCCCCTGACCCCGCGCGTCACTCGCCGCTCCTCCCCGTCAACCACCGCCGGCCGGAGCGCCTCCCCACTTCTCCACCGCCAGCTAGCCCCCCGCCCGCCCCTCTTCCCCAACCCTGCTGGTTCGACAAGCAGCCTCACCGTCGCCTGctccctgcgccgccgccccgttCCCCACGCAGGTAACAAATCTTGCAAAATCTGCATAGTAGCCAAATCCTGCAATCCCTTGCTTCATACTGCACAAATGGAAGATTCCTAGCTAGTAGTAAGAACATATGAGCTTAACCTGTGTGTAGGCTCTAGTGCAGAAACATTAGCCTAAGCTTTGCACTACACAAATGGGAGCATTCCCCATGTCCAGGTTCCTATGATTCAGCAGGCTGATGTGATTTTGTAGTTACCAGTGAAGCTGTTTATCTGGTAGGATTGGTCATGACATGTCTGTTTTTTCTTTCCCAGTTCTACCAAGCAAGCAGGTGGTGTGCTCTAGTAGTTGATATCTGTAATTACACTTGAATTCTCAGTTTTTATCAGTGGCATGGAAGTGAATTTAGGATTTAAGAGAGAGACCGATACGGCTCCTCCTTGTTTCATCAGAAATAAATTGCTTGCATTAGGAAATTGTTCAACTGTCTACTTCTGACAACAATATTATTTCCTGTTCTGGGTTTCAAGTTCTGATCCATTTTCTCTAACTTTACAGTGCTACACAGACCTAGCAGCTTGCTACCTCTGAAGGAAGAAAACCTTGCGGCCATCATGCCAGCAGCACCGCCGCCGACGCTCCCTGAGGAGCTTGTCGAAGAGATCCTCTTCCGCATCCCGCCCAACGAGCCTGCCGGCCTCCTTCGCGCCTCCCTCGTCTGCAAGTCCTGGAGCCAGGCTGTCTCCCATCGCGGATTCCGGCGCTGCCTCCACGATTTCCACGGGGCACCCCCTGTGCTCGGGTTTCTCCATGATTGGGACGACGAGGACATCCCCGACTTCATCTCCGCCACTGTGTCGCCCTTCTCCCTTGCCGTCCCAGACAGGTGGCTCTGGCAGGCCGTTGACTGCCGCCACGGCCGCGCCCTCTTCCTCTCTGATGACCCTGATGCTGAGGAACTCCTGGTGTGGGAGCCAATCACGGGTTCCCAGCAGCGTGTGCCAGTGCCCGTGATGTCTGATATCGGCCGCACAACCGCCGCAGTGTTCTGCACAGCAGACGGGTGCGACCACTGCAACTGCCATGGGGGCCCTTTCTGCGTTGTCTTCGTCTTCTCCGTCGACAGCGAAGATCCTGACGACGGGGAATATGACACGGCGGCATGTGTATACTCGTCAGAGACCGGTGCTTGGGGCGAGCTGACCTTGATGCATGGGGAGTTCTACATGCATTTCACATATTATTCCAGTGTGCTTGTTGGGGACTCTTTGCTCTACTTCGTGACTGATGGTGGGTTGATCCTGGAGTATGACATGGCAATGCATGGGCTGACTTGGTTCAAGGCACCATACTCTTGCTACTCTAAGGGTATACCCAGTTACATTCTCATGCCGGCGGAGGACGGTGGATTGGGACTCGTTGAAGAATTGGATCCGCATCTGCAGTTGTGGTCAAGGGAGATGACTGATGCCCGATGGATACCCAGCCGGATTATCAACTTGGGAAGTTTGTCTCTAAATGGTGCTCAAATGGGTGCAGTATGTCCGGTCCACGTGTTGGGCTTTGCGGAGGGAGTAAGCGTCATTGTTGTGACCACGGCTGCCGGCCTCTTCACAGTTCAAATACAATCAGAGGAGATAACCAGGGTGTGCGATGATCATGGATATGGTGACCTGATTCCTGTTGTTGGCTTCTACACTCCTATGCCCCGAGGTGAGCACATGAGAAAAAGGGTTATGATAGGTAGAAATAGGGTTATTTAGCAGCTTAACCAATTAGTGATTGAaaattagttttttcttttctttctgtggATGTGCTTCTTGGTGCAAATTCGATTGGTTATGTAGCTAGCTTGACCAGGCTGTTTCCTTCATGTTACAGTGGCAGAAGCGGAAGCATAAGCTAGTGGGTCGCATTGAAGATGGTGAATCCTGGAGTGCGGCCTGATCGACAGAGGTGGAGTTGGCCTCGTATGTTCCTCACAATTTTGTGCCATCTATCTGATCTTGTCGTGGGTTGAGGATCTTGTTAAGCCACTGGGCCTTTTGGTCTTTTCCTTGAAATTACACCAAACATATTGTTTTATTTTCTCTTGGAGCCACCATGCTTTCTCAAATATGCACAATCCTCACTCTGAACCCACCTATTCTAGGACAGGCTGTGCCAG
This genomic window contains:
- the LOC123162189 gene encoding uncharacterized protein, which produces MPAAPPPTLPEELVEEILFRIPPNEPAGLLRASLVCKSWSQAVSHRGFRRCLHDFHGAPPVLGFLHDWDDEDIPDFISATVSPFSLAVPDRWLWQAVDCRHGRALFLSDDPDAEELLVWEPITGSQQRVPVPVMSDIGRTTAAVFCTADGCDHCNCHGGPFCVVFVFSVDSEDPDDGEYDTAACVYSSETGAWGELTLMHGEFYMHFTYYSSVLVGDSLLYFVTDGGLILEYDMAMHGLTWFKAPYSCYSKGIPSYILMPAEDGGLGLVEELDPHLQLWSREMTDARWIPSRIINLGSLSLNGAQMGAVCPVHVLGFAEGVSVIVVTTAAGLFTVQIQSEEITRVCDDHGYGDLIPVVGFYTPMPRVAEAEA